From Apium graveolens cultivar Ventura chromosome 9, ASM990537v1, whole genome shotgun sequence, the proteins below share one genomic window:
- the LOC141686460 gene encoding uncharacterized protein LOC141686460: MAYGTEALVPVEVGLESYRTETYNVETNSFGLKANVDLLEEEREAAHQRNMRNLLQAAQHYDSNVKKRSFGVGDLVLRELAASMPAKQGKLQPNWEGPYKVIEIVHPGTYKLETLSGEAIKNTWHASRLRKFYH, translated from the coding sequence ATGGCCTATGGCACCGAGGCCCTAGTTCCTGTTGAAGTAGGCTTAGAATCGTACCGAACCGAGACCTACAATGTAGAAACTAACAGCTTCGGGTTGAAGGCGAATGTGGACTTGCTGGAAGAAGAAAGAGAAGCTGCACATCAAAGAAACATGAGGAACTTACTACAAGCGGCACAACACTATGACTCCAACGTGAAGAAAAGGTCCTTCGGAGTAGGAGACCTAGTCCTAAGAGAGTTGGCCGCATCCATGCCGGCCAAACAAGGAAAGCTCCAGCCTAACTGGGAAGGACCCTATAAGGTGATCGAGATCGTTCATCCTGGAACCTATAAGCTCGAAACATTGTCAGGCGAAGCAATCAAAAACACTTGGCACGCCAGTCGCCTTCGAAAATTTTATCATTAA